The Syntrophobacterales bacterium genome includes a window with the following:
- a CDS encoding type II toxin-antitoxin system RelE/ParE family toxin — translation MKIKPLKFIASSLDDLSNFPDEARRAAGFDLYAIQSGLEPSDWKPMQIVGAGVKEIRIHILGEWRVLYVAKHHEAVYVLHAFQKKSKQTSKQEIDLARQRYKQIGG, via the coding sequence ATGAAGATAAAGCCGCTGAAATTTATCGCATCAAGCCTCGATGATCTTAGTAACTTTCCTGATGAAGCGAGACGTGCTGCGGGTTTTGATCTTTACGCGATTCAGTCAGGACTTGAGCCGAGTGACTGGAAGCCGATGCAAATTGTAGGAGCCGGTGTAAAGGAAATTCGTATCCACATACTTGGAGAGTGGCGGGTTCTCTATGTTGCGAAGCATCACGAGGCGGTTTATGTGCTTCATGCATTTCAAAAAAAATCGAAACAAACGAGTAAACAAGAAATTGATTTGGCTCGCCAACGTTACAAGCAAATAGGAGGATAA
- the ftsA gene encoding cell division protein FtsA, with amino-acid sequence MGKKENVIVGLDIGTTKTCVVVAELRETGIEIMGVGSHPSEGLRKGVVVNIESTVESIKGAVEEAERSAGCEISSVYVGIAGAHIHGQNSLGIVPVKGREVRNEDVERAIEAARAIAIPLDRQILHTIPQYYLVDEQDGIIDPVGMAGVRLEAKAHIVTGAVTSIQNVIKSINRVGLEVKELVLEQLAASEAVLSNDEKALGVALIDIGGGTTDIAVFSEGSIKHTAVLPVGGQYVTSDISTGLRTPIAAAEKIKIEYGCAYMPLIAKDEMIEVPSVGGREPRDVSRQILGRIIEPRMDEILVMAQKEISRSGCEDILAAGIVLTGGGSILEGITELAEQIFNMPVRRGLPLGIGGLTDIVNSPQYATGVGLVLYASRNIARQNLIRMEGNYMNRLYRRLRQWLLDFF; translated from the coding sequence ATGGGTAAAAAGGAAAACGTTATCGTCGGGCTTGATATCGGAACAACAAAAACATGCGTGGTTGTTGCCGAGTTGCGCGAAACGGGAATAGAAATCATGGGCGTCGGCTCACATCCCTCGGAAGGTCTTCGCAAGGGCGTCGTCGTCAATATCGAAAGCACTGTGGAATCTATAAAAGGGGCGGTGGAAGAGGCCGAGCGCTCCGCCGGCTGCGAAATCAGTTCGGTTTACGTGGGGATCGCCGGGGCGCATATTCATGGTCAGAACAGCCTGGGCATTGTCCCTGTCAAGGGCCGGGAGGTGCGCAACGAAGATGTGGAACGGGCCATCGAAGCGGCGAGGGCCATTGCAATTCCTCTTGACCGGCAGATCCTCCACACCATTCCCCAATACTATCTCGTTGATGAACAGGATGGAATTATCGATCCGGTGGGAATGGCCGGTGTCCGTCTCGAGGCAAAGGCGCACATAGTAACCGGCGCCGTAACCTCTATTCAAAATGTCATAAAATCGATAAACAGGGTTGGACTGGAGGTAAAAGAACTGGTATTGGAACAGCTTGCCGCGAGCGAGGCGGTGCTCAGCAATGATGAAAAGGCGCTCGGCGTAGCCCTGATCGACATCGGCGGCGGCACGACCGATATCGCCGTTTTCTCGGAGGGAAGCATCAAACACACCGCCGTGCTGCCCGTCGGCGGCCAGTACGTTACCAGTGATATATCCACAGGACTCAGAACCCCGATCGCCGCAGCCGAGAAGATAAAAATAGAATACGGATGCGCCTATATGCCGCTGATCGCCAAAGACGAGATGATCGAGGTGCCCAGCGTGGGAGGCAGGGAACCCAGGGATGTTTCCCGGCAAATCCTCGGCCGGATAATAGAGCCGCGCATGGATGAGATTCTGGTAATGGCGCAAAAAGAGATCAGCCGCTCCGGATGCGAAGACATCCTCGCCGCCGGCATTGTCCTTACAGGTGGAGGATCCATTCTCGAAGGCATCACCGAACTGGCCGAACAGATCTTCAATATGCCGGTCCGCAGGGGGCTGCCGCTGGGAATTGGCGGGCTGACCGACATCGTCAACTCTCCGCAATACGCAACCGGAGTGGGGTTGGTCCTGTACGCCAGCCGCAATATAGCCAGGCAGAACCTTATACGGATGGAAGGAAATTATATGAACCGCCTTTACCGGCGGTTGCGACAGTGGCTTCTTGATTTCTTTTAG
- a CDS encoding addiction module protein yields the protein MHNTEDILQEATSLPVEERIIVIDSLLRTLNMPDPDIDKEWAVVAKRRLAELRSGRVNPVPGDQVFARIRERFGR from the coding sequence ATGCACAACACAGAGGACATCCTTCAAGAGGCCACCTCGCTCCCGGTGGAAGAGCGCATCATAGTGATTGACTCCCTTCTTCGCACCTTGAATATGCCAGACCCGGACATTGATAAGGAATGGGCAGTGGTTGCCAAACGTCGGCTTGCCGAACTCCGGTCCGGACGAGTCAATCCTGTTCCAGGTGATCAAGTTTTTGCGCGAATCAGAGAACGGTTCGGACGATGA
- a CDS encoding radical SAM protein, translating to MSWKQKKRILDLLAAEEGCTQKLWGNTLSVCLVYPNLYRIGMSNLGFQAVYRLINNHPACLCERAFYPEPDDLSETTEGFSLLSVESQRQLTEFDIVAFSLSFENDYPHILQILELGGIPLATENRNEMYPLILGGGIAVALNPEPLADFFDLFLVGEGEVIIPPFLDLIVSLRGKLEREELLSEIQKRIAGAYVPRFYQVARGETGQIISRKSVNVEFPRKIVRMRSPNIDAFTTEQEIITKNTELGNMYLVEVSRGCGRGCRFCAAGFACRPVRFRSFEVLRPSFERALQKKKTIGLLGTAVSDHPDLVQLCRFVLDAGGKVAIGSLRMDRLSRETAAILKETGVETATFGPEAGSQRLREAINKGINEDDILSAVDILMEYDIEKIKLYFMVGLPTETDQDIEAIIDLVKKMQCRAHASSPGKKGFRLITLSVNQFIPKAATPFQWHPLVNIAVVRKRIRRLEQGLRDEKSVRVTHKLPKWNYIQALLALGGREVGKLLLAAHKLDGNWAQAFHETNIDADFHVYRRKKTDEILPWDFIEQDIPKSSLIREYDKAALSHSLPAENTERENRK from the coding sequence ATGTCCTGGAAACAAAAAAAACGAATCCTTGACCTCCTGGCCGCGGAAGAGGGATGCACACAAAAACTTTGGGGAAATACCCTGAGCGTCTGCCTCGTCTATCCGAACCTCTATCGCATCGGCATGTCCAACCTTGGCTTTCAGGCTGTTTACCGGCTGATCAACAACCACCCGGCTTGCCTGTGCGAACGGGCGTTTTATCCTGAGCCTGACGACTTGTCTGAAACAACCGAGGGCTTTTCCCTGCTCAGCGTCGAATCCCAGAGGCAGCTTACAGAGTTCGACATCGTTGCCTTTTCCCTCTCCTTCGAAAACGACTATCCCCATATTCTGCAGATTTTGGAGTTGGGAGGAATCCCCCTGGCAACGGAAAACAGGAATGAAATGTATCCGCTAATCCTGGGCGGGGGCATTGCCGTTGCGCTAAATCCCGAGCCCCTGGCCGACTTCTTCGATCTGTTTCTCGTGGGCGAGGGAGAAGTTATTATTCCCCCTTTTCTTGATCTTATCGTCTCTCTGCGCGGAAAGCTGGAACGCGAAGAGCTGCTTTCCGAAATCCAGAAGCGGATCGCCGGCGCTTATGTACCCCGCTTCTACCAAGTCGCAAGAGGAGAAACCGGACAAATCATTTCCCGGAAATCCGTCAACGTCGAGTTTCCCCGAAAGATAGTGCGCATGCGTTCCCCGAATATTGACGCATTTACAACGGAGCAGGAAATTATCACTAAAAACACGGAGCTGGGCAACATGTACCTCGTCGAGGTCAGCCGGGGATGCGGCCGGGGATGCCGTTTTTGCGCCGCCGGCTTTGCCTGCCGCCCAGTGCGTTTCCGCAGTTTCGAGGTGCTCCGGCCCTCCTTTGAAAGGGCGCTGCAAAAGAAAAAAACGATCGGCCTTTTGGGAACGGCTGTCTCCGACCATCCGGACCTTGTCCAGCTTTGCCGCTTTGTGCTCGATGCCGGTGGTAAGGTGGCCATAGGCTCACTCCGCATGGACCGCCTCAGTCGGGAAACGGCTGCCATTTTGAAGGAAACAGGGGTGGAAACCGCCACCTTCGGACCGGAGGCCGGTTCCCAAAGACTGCGCGAAGCAATCAACAAAGGGATAAATGAAGACGACATCCTTTCCGCGGTTGATATCCTGATGGAATATGATATAGAGAAAATCAAGCTTTACTTCATGGTTGGACTGCCCACGGAAACGGATCAGGATATCGAGGCGATCATTGATCTGGTAAAAAAAATGCAGTGCCGCGCCCATGCCTCGTCGCCAGGGAAGAAAGGGTTTCGCTTGATCACTCTGAGCGTCAATCAGTTTATCCCCAAGGCGGCTACCCCTTTTCAGTGGCATCCGCTCGTGAATATCGCCGTAGTCCGGAAGCGTATCCGCCGTCTTGAACAGGGCCTGCGTGATGAAAAATCGGTGCGCGTCACCCACAAATTGCCGAAATGGAATTATATCCAGGCTCTGCTGGCACTCGGCGGCCGCGAGGTCGGAAAACTTCTGCTTGCCGCCCACAAGCTGGACGGCAACTGGGCGCAAGCCTTTCACGAAACCAATATTGACGCCGATTTCCATGTGTATCGGAGAAAAAAAACCGATGAAATACTGCCGTGGGATTTCATCGAGCAAGATATTCCCAAGTCCTCTCTAATCAGGGAGTACGATAAAGCGGCGCTCAGCCATTCGCTGCCTGCCGAAAACACAGAAAGGGAGAACAGAAAATGA
- the murB gene encoding UDP-N-acetylmuramate dehydrogenase: MSWSEAVRNELRLKFTGLALFDEPAAAHAWIRAGGKIDALVFPENISELATLLEFVHSRNLPFLPVGNWTNLLVRDGGFRGAFISLSRLRKLSLRYQGEAALILAEAGCPLADLVKMAAAESLSGMEFSAGIPGSVGGAIRMNAGAYGGEIKDIVEELRIMDLAGEISTVTSEELKSPFSVYKFSYRNFALPADSLILAGMFLLRRGKTEEISTKIAEILKARREKHPLELPNAGSIFKNPADCPAGRMIEASGLKGSRIGDAQISEKHGNFIVNRGQATASEIIDLITMVREIVFQKTGRLLETEVKIVGES; the protein is encoded by the coding sequence ATGAGCTGGTCTGAAGCGGTTCGCAACGAATTGCGTCTTAAATTTACCGGCCTGGCTCTTTTTGACGAACCGGCGGCGGCCCATGCCTGGATCCGCGCCGGCGGGAAAATAGACGCCCTCGTTTTCCCGGAAAATATCAGCGAACTCGCGACCTTACTCGAGTTTGTGCACAGCCGGAATCTACCGTTCCTGCCTGTCGGCAACTGGACCAATCTCCTCGTCCGGGATGGGGGTTTCCGGGGGGCTTTTATCTCCTTGTCGCGGCTGCGCAAGCTGAGTTTGAGATATCAGGGGGAAGCCGCCCTTATCCTTGCCGAAGCAGGCTGCCCGCTGGCAGACCTGGTAAAAATGGCGGCGGCAGAATCGCTCTCCGGGATGGAGTTTTCAGCAGGCATACCCGGCAGTGTCGGCGGGGCGATCCGGATGAACGCCGGCGCCTATGGCGGAGAGATAAAGGATATTGTCGAAGAGCTCAGGATTATGGATTTAGCAGGGGAAATCAGTACCGTGACAAGTGAAGAGTTAAAATCGCCATTTAGCGTTTATAAATTTTCTTACAGAAATTTTGCCTTGCCTGCAGATTCGCTTATTCTGGCGGGGATGTTTCTCCTCCGCCGTGGCAAGACTGAAGAGATTTCGACGAAAATAGCGGAGATCCTCAAGGCAAGAAGAGAAAAACACCCGCTGGAATTGCCGAACGCCGGCTCTATTTTTAAAAACCCCGCCGATTGCCCTGCGGGCAGGATGATCGAAGCATCCGGCCTTAAAGGAAGCAGAATCGGCGACGCCCAGATTTCTGAAAAGCATGGCAATTTCATAGTTAACCGGGGGCAGGCAACAGCGAGCGAAATTATTGACCTGATCACAATGGTCAGGGAAATCGTTTTTCAAAAAACCGGCCGCCTCTTGGAAACAGAGGTAAAGATAGTGGGAGAATCATGA
- a CDS encoding purine-nucleoside phosphorylase, which translates to MTAEIEQTVDFLHAKGIKDPEIGIVLGTGLGKLLNFIEVESEINYGEIPNFVKSTVEFHKGILFCGALCGKRVIAMQGRFHYYEGYSMPQITFPIRVMKALGVKHLLLSNVAGAINLNFKKGTLLLIEDHINLLPENPLRGENDEKQGPRFPDMSRPYSSKMNEIIIKIAKEKKIVLHQGVYAAVQGPNLETRAEYRYLKSIGADAVGMSTAPEVIVANHVGLPCAALSIITDECDPDHLEPIDVNDIIAVAVKAEDNLVEIFTELVRQL; encoded by the coding sequence ATGACGGCTGAAATAGAGCAAACCGTGGATTTTCTTCATGCCAAAGGGATTAAAGATCCTGAAATAGGCATTGTATTAGGCACCGGACTGGGTAAATTATTGAACTTCATCGAGGTTGAATCAGAAATAAATTACGGGGAAATCCCTAACTTTGTGAAGTCAACGGTTGAATTTCACAAAGGAATACTTTTCTGCGGCGCCCTTTGCGGAAAAAGGGTCATCGCCATGCAGGGCCGTTTCCATTATTATGAAGGCTATTCGATGCCGCAGATTACCTTCCCCATAAGGGTCATGAAAGCTCTGGGCGTCAAGCATCTGCTGCTTTCCAATGTTGCGGGGGCAATAAACCTGAATTTTAAAAAGGGAACGCTCCTGCTTATTGAGGATCATATAAACCTCTTGCCCGAAAATCCCCTGCGGGGGGAAAACGATGAAAAACAGGGGCCCCGGTTTCCCGACATGAGCAGACCCTATTCCAGCAAAATGAATGAAATTATTATAAAAATAGCCAAAGAAAAGAAGATCGTTTTACATCAGGGTGTTTATGCAGCGGTGCAGGGGCCGAATCTGGAAACGAGAGCCGAATACCGTTATCTGAAATCCATTGGCGCAGATGCTGTCGGCATGTCCACTGCCCCCGAGGTCATTGTTGCCAATCACGTTGGCCTGCCCTGCGCCGCGCTTTCCATAATCACCGATGAATGCGACCCCGATCACCTGGAACCCATTGACGTAAACGACATCATTGCTGTTGCGGTAAAAGCGGAAGACAACCTTGTTGAAATATTTACTGAACTGGTAAGGCAATTGTAA
- the ftsZ gene encoding cell division protein FtsZ: MFQLAEKDFMKTAKIRVIGIGGAGGNAVNTMIADNLQGVDFITANTDAQALTASYSPIKIQLGAELTRGLGAGSDPEIGRQAAVESTEQLRKNLEGSDMIFIATGLGGGTGTGGAPIVAEIAKELGALTVAVVTKPFQFEGKKRNDQAATGISDLRKTVDSLIIVPNQRLLSVGGTDLSFIDAFRKADDILYHAVKGISDLIMVPGLINLDFADVKKIMSQMGIALMGTGAAEGANRAVEAAQRAISSPLLEDNTIQGARGILLNITGGPGMTLVEINEASSMIQQEAHEDANIIFGTVIEENMGDTIRITVIATGFETGESRAKGNVTQFPGLRRGSNISIPTFIRDEKSADMLFDKEEKTESDDVDDLEIPTFLRRQAD; the protein is encoded by the coding sequence ATGTTTCAATTAGCGGAGAAAGATTTTATGAAAACTGCCAAAATCAGGGTTATCGGGATAGGCGGAGCCGGGGGAAACGCAGTCAATACCATGATTGCGGATAACCTGCAGGGGGTTGACTTTATAACTGCCAATACCGACGCCCAGGCGCTTACCGCGTCATACTCCCCCATCAAGATACAGCTTGGCGCGGAACTCACCAGGGGGCTGGGCGCCGGCTCCGATCCGGAAATCGGCCGACAGGCAGCCGTTGAATCAACCGAACAGCTTAGGAAAAACCTGGAAGGGTCCGATATGATCTTTATCGCCACGGGCCTGGGCGGCGGCACCGGCACCGGCGGAGCGCCAATAGTCGCTGAGATCGCCAAAGAGCTGGGCGCCCTGACCGTGGCGGTGGTGACAAAACCGTTCCAGTTTGAAGGGAAAAAACGGAACGATCAGGCGGCAACCGGGATCTCCGACCTTCGCAAGACAGTGGATTCCCTGATCATCGTCCCCAATCAGCGACTACTGAGCGTGGGAGGGACTGATCTTTCTTTTATAGACGCCTTCCGCAAGGCGGATGACATCCTCTACCACGCCGTAAAAGGGATCTCCGATCTGATCATGGTTCCCGGACTGATCAATCTCGACTTCGCCGATGTAAAGAAAATAATGTCGCAGATGGGCATTGCCCTCATGGGAACCGGAGCAGCGGAAGGGGCCAACCGGGCGGTTGAGGCAGCCCAAAGGGCGATCTCTTCCCCCCTGCTCGAAGACAACACGATCCAGGGAGCGCGCGGCATCCTTTTGAACATAACCGGGGGCCCGGGAATGACCCTCGTTGAGATCAACGAGGCATCTTCGATGATTCAGCAGGAGGCGCATGAGGACGCAAACATCATCTTCGGCACAGTCATCGAAGAAAATATGGGCGATACAATACGGATAACGGTAATCGCCACCGGTTTTGAAACGGGCGAGTCCAGGGCCAAAGGGAATGTTACCCAGTTTCCCGGCTTGCGACGCGGCAGCAATATCTCGATTCCTACATTCATCAGGGATGAAAAATCGGCAGACATGTTGTTCGACAAAGAAGAAAAAACCGAATCCGACGACGTGGATGATCTGGAAATCCCCACCTTCCTCAGACGCCAGGCTGATTAG
- a CDS encoding UPF0182 family protein — protein sequence MTPISTSSQQSGQKIGIAVVVAAMVLFLMLTKIISLVTDWLWFQEVGYQTVFSVTILAKLKAGASFGILFFLIVYINFRVALRLSEKPLFADPAGGFPLPFRDIEAGALKALLLSGALLLAIFAALNGASQSENLLLFLNASPFGLSDPLFEKDISFYVFKIPLLLYIRGWLSFILILTIAATGFLYLLRKSFLFIPPRIWRMSPAARTHLSLLAAIFFFWGIFGAWLDLNELLFAKRGVVFGPGYTDVTTQVWILKLMMILYALAGLAMLIYAFRPDWRIPAAAVVLLIAVSFLGRGIYPTLVQKFQVIPNEIAAETPYLEKNIRFTRFAYGLDNIEEKEFPTEDSLTAQDIINNNLTIKNIRLWNHGPLLQTYSQLQEMRTYYKFTGVDNDRYTINGEYRQVMLSPREISYKALPSRTWVNEHLTYTHGYGAVMGPVNSISPEGLPDFFIKDIPPVATASIRITRPEIYFGENSNEFVFVKAKAPEFDYPVGDKNVYNRYEGKGGVPLSFFKKVLFSIRFGSATMLLSDDITSTSRVLYHRNVLERAAMIAPFARFDDDPYLVISPEGRLLWFIDGYTTTNRFPYSEPIPAIGNYIRNSLKAVVDAYDGTINLYISDPADPILKTYSRIFPGIFKPMNELPAELRSHIRYPAGMMSIQASMYRAYHMQDPRVFYNKEDLWSIPGKKTSGSSKAMDPYYTIMKLPDAVKEEFVLLSPFTPSLKDNMSAWMAARCDEPNYGKVIVYKFPKQKLVYGPSQIEARIDQDAVISQQLSLWHQRGSNVIRGSLLAIPIEKSILYVESLYLSAENGQLPELKRVIVANGNNIAMEETLDAALRKIFGGGVAKDKKASPETTKPEAAGDRTYRQLAAEALGHFLKAQELLRQGNWAAFGEELKKTGELLKNLEKK from the coding sequence ATGACTCCAATTAGCACCTCCAGTCAGCAATCCGGGCAGAAGATAGGGATCGCTGTGGTTGTCGCCGCCATGGTTTTATTCCTGATGTTGACAAAGATTATCTCGCTTGTAACCGATTGGCTCTGGTTTCAGGAAGTCGGCTATCAGACGGTATTCAGCGTGACCATCCTGGCAAAGCTCAAGGCCGGGGCAAGCTTCGGGATCCTTTTCTTCCTCATCGTTTATATAAATTTCAGAGTCGCGCTGCGCCTCTCGGAAAAGCCCCTTTTTGCCGATCCCGCCGGCGGCTTTCCCCTCCCCTTCCGGGACATTGAAGCAGGCGCCCTGAAGGCGCTGCTTTTGTCCGGCGCCCTGCTGCTGGCCATCTTTGCCGCCCTCAACGGCGCCTCTCAATCGGAAAACCTGCTGCTCTTTCTGAACGCCTCCCCCTTCGGCCTTTCCGACCCGCTTTTCGAAAAAGACATAAGCTTCTATGTCTTTAAGATTCCCCTGCTGCTTTACATAAGGGGCTGGTTGAGTTTCATTCTCATCCTGACTATCGCTGCGACCGGCTTCCTCTACCTGCTGCGCAAATCGTTCCTCTTCATTCCGCCGCGCATCTGGCGCATGTCCCCAGCGGCCCGCACCCATCTTTCGCTGCTTGCCGCCATCTTTTTTTTCTGGGGAATATTCGGCGCCTGGCTTGACCTGAATGAACTTCTCTTCGCCAAACGGGGGGTAGTCTTCGGCCCCGGCTACACAGACGTAACCACCCAGGTGTGGATTCTCAAGCTGATGATGATTCTCTACGCGCTCGCCGGCCTGGCGATGCTCATCTACGCCTTTCGCCCGGACTGGCGGATTCCGGCAGCCGCAGTTGTTCTTTTAATCGCCGTTTCCTTTCTGGGACGGGGGATATACCCCACGCTGGTGCAGAAATTCCAGGTCATTCCTAACGAGATTGCGGCAGAAACCCCGTATCTCGAAAAAAACATCCGGTTTACCCGTTTTGCCTACGGCCTTGACAACATAGAAGAGAAGGAATTCCCCACCGAGGACAGCCTGACGGCGCAGGACATCATCAACAACAACCTCACCATCAAGAACATCCGGCTCTGGAATCATGGGCCGCTCCTGCAAACCTACAGCCAGCTTCAGGAAATGAGAACCTATTACAAATTTACCGGCGTTGACAACGACCGTTACACTATCAACGGCGAATACCGGCAGGTTATGCTCTCCCCCCGGGAAATATCCTACAAGGCTCTCCCCTCCCGCACCTGGGTAAACGAACATCTGACCTACACCCATGGCTACGGGGCGGTTATGGGACCGGTGAACAGCATCTCCCCCGAGGGACTCCCGGATTTTTTCATCAAGGACATCCCGCCCGTCGCAACCGCCTCTATCCGCATTACCCGCCCGGAGATTTATTTCGGAGAAAACTCCAACGAATTCGTTTTTGTCAAGGCGAAGGCGCCTGAATTCGACTATCCGGTGGGCGACAAAAATGTTTACAACCGTTACGAAGGCAAGGGGGGAGTGCCCCTCTCCTTTTTCAAAAAGGTCCTGTTTTCAATCCGTTTTGGCTCAGCCACCATGCTTTTATCAGACGACATAACCTCCACAAGCCGTGTGCTGTACCACCGCAACGTCCTGGAAAGGGCCGCGATGATTGCGCCTTTTGCCCGCTTTGACGATGACCCGTATCTCGTAATCTCGCCGGAGGGGCGTCTATTGTGGTTTATTGACGGCTACACGACCACCAACCGTTTCCCCTATTCGGAACCGATCCCGGCTATCGGAAACTATATCCGCAATTCTCTCAAGGCCGTCGTCGATGCGTATGATGGGACAATCAATCTCTATATCAGCGACCCGGCCGATCCGATCCTCAAAACATACAGCAGGATTTTCCCGGGCATCTTCAAGCCGATGAACGAACTGCCGGCGGAACTGCGGAGTCATATCCGCTATCCGGCGGGGATGATGTCGATCCAGGCCAGCATGTACCGCGCCTACCACATGCAGGACCCGCGGGTATTCTACAACAAGGAAGACCTTTGGTCCATCCCCGGCAAAAAGACCTCCGGCAGCAGCAAAGCCATGGATCCCTACTACACGATCATGAAACTCCCGGATGCCGTCAAAGAAGAGTTTGTCCTCCTGTCGCCCTTTACCCCCAGTCTGAAAGACAATATGTCCGCCTGGATGGCCGCCCGCTGCGATGAACCCAACTACGGCAAGGTAATAGTCTATAAATTCCCGAAGCAGAAACTCGTTTACGGCCCCAGCCAGATTGAGGCCCGAATTGATCAGGACGCGGTAATCTCGCAACAGCTTTCCCTCTGGCATCAGCGGGGGTCAAACGTCATCAGGGGGAGCCTGCTGGCTATTCCCATCGAAAAATCAATACTGTATGTTGAATCTCTCTACCTCTCCGCCGAAAACGGCCAGCTCCCGGAACTGAAACGGGTAATCGTCGCCAACGGCAACAACATCGCCATGGAGGAGACGCTCGATGCCGCCCTGCGGAAGATCTTCGGGGGAGGAGTGGCAAAGGACAAAAAAGCATCCCCGGAAACAACCAAACCGGAGGCAGCAGGCGACAGGACTTACCGGCAACTCGCCGCTGAGGCGCTCGGTCATTTCCTGAAGGCGCAGGAACTGCTCCGCCAGGGAAATTGGGCGGCCTTCGGCGAGGAACTGAAAAAAACCGGCGAACTTCTCAAAAACCTGGAGAAAAAATAG
- a CDS encoding helix-turn-helix domain-containing protein, with protein MSETIIKSSGNVFIDLGYAPEEAAILQMRADLMANLRKFIETKKLTQANAAKILCVSQSRISDLIRGKWERFSLEMLVTLATRAGMHVRLKTAA; from the coding sequence ATGAGCGAGACAATTATTAAGTCATCCGGCAATGTATTTATTGATCTTGGATATGCTCCGGAAGAGGCGGCAATTCTCCAGATGCGTGCTGATCTTATGGCCAATCTCCGCAAGTTCATTGAAACCAAGAAACTTACGCAGGCCAATGCTGCGAAAATTCTGTGTGTCAGCCAATCGAGAATATCGGACCTGATTAGAGGAAAATGGGAGAGGTTCAGCCTTGAAATGCTTGTCACTCTTGCCACGAGGGCAGGCATGCATGTCAGACTGAAAACGGCGGCGTGA
- a CDS encoding FtsQ-type POTRA domain-containing protein: protein MLALVILVTAALLFGCDLVLRASFFSVQETLVKGCSELTEKDVLSLAKVSSGANLLTINKEAIIRRISGNSWVKDVFVGREFPNRLVIWVQERNAVALIEKESMLYLIDSKGEIFKKLESDEKADLPVLTGFFSENILNRELVSKSLALLNHLKEAKEIPDIGMVSEVHGNETFGFSLFTNKGLCLQLGFEGYEAKLKRLSLVMDDMKRKNLQLGLMLIDLSNPEKINVQSRTALHPAGAGMPMAKGEKLRI from the coding sequence ATGCTTGCATTAGTAATATTGGTTACAGCCGCGCTATTGTTTGGTTGCGATCTCGTTCTCCGCGCTTCTTTTTTTTCAGTTCAGGAAACATTGGTAAAAGGCTGCAGCGAGTTAACGGAAAAAGACGTCCTTTCTTTGGCCAAGGTAAGCTCCGGGGCAAACCTGCTGACAATCAACAAAGAGGCAATTATCCGCCGGATCAGCGGGAATTCATGGGTAAAGGATGTCTTTGTGGGGCGAGAATTCCCCAATCGCCTGGTAATCTGGGTGCAAGAAAGAAATGCCGTCGCCTTGATTGAGAAGGAAAGCATGCTTTATCTGATTGACAGCAAAGGAGAAATATTCAAGAAACTCGAATCCGACGAAAAAGCTGACCTTCCTGTTCTCACTGGATTTTTTTCAGAAAATATTTTAAACAGGGAACTGGTTAGCAAGTCGCTTGCCCTCCTGAACCATTTAAAGGAGGCAAAAGAAATACCCGACATCGGCATGGTTTCCGAGGTTCATGGAAATGAAACCTTCGGTTTTTCTCTGTTTACAAACAAGGGTCTTTGTCTGCAGCTTGGGTTTGAAGGCTATGAAGCAAAACTGAAGCGGCTATCCTTGGTAATGGATGACATGAAGAGAAAGAATCTTCAACTCGGTCTCATGCTGATAGATTTGAGCAATCCCGAGAAAATAAATGTGCAATCGCGAACGGCGCTTCACCCGGCAGGGGCGGGAATGCCGATGGCTAAAGGGGAAAAGCTAAGGATTTAG